In a single window of the Nitrospira sp. genome:
- a CDS encoding phosphoribosylaminoimidazolesuccinocarboxamide synthase: MPIGELLYEGKAKKIFSTGNPDQVIQYFKDDATAFNAQKRGTIVEKGVINNKVSERLFRLLEQSGIRTHFVERLNDREMLAKRVRIVLVEVVVRNTVAGSLAKRLGLKEGNRIDPAIVEFYYKNDALGDPLVNDDHLRLMNVATPGVLRELREQGHAVNKVLKPFFAERQMQLVDFKLEFGVFHNKLILADEISPDTCRLWDMATGESMDKDRFRKDMGKIEEAYQEVLKRVCG, from the coding sequence ATGCCGATAGGGGAACTGCTCTACGAAGGCAAGGCTAAAAAAATTTTTTCGACCGGGAATCCAGACCAGGTCATCCAGTATTTCAAGGACGACGCAACAGCCTTCAATGCCCAGAAACGCGGCACCATCGTCGAAAAAGGGGTGATCAATAACAAGGTCTCGGAGCGCCTCTTTCGACTGTTGGAGCAGAGTGGGATACGCACCCATTTTGTGGAACGGTTGAATGATCGCGAAATGCTTGCGAAGCGCGTTCGAATTGTCCTGGTCGAGGTCGTGGTTCGAAACACGGTGGCAGGCAGTCTGGCAAAGCGGCTGGGATTGAAAGAAGGGAATCGGATTGATCCGGCGATTGTTGAGTTTTACTACAAAAACGACGCGCTGGGTGATCCGCTGGTCAATGACGACCATTTGCGGTTGATGAATGTCGCAACGCCTGGTGTCTTGCGGGAGCTGCGCGAACAGGGACACGCGGTGAACAAAGTTCTGAAGCCGTTCTTTGCAGAACGGCAGATGCAGTTGGTCGATTTCAAGCTCGAGTTTGGAGTGTTCCATAACAAATTGATCCTGGCAGACGAAATTTCTCCGGACACCTGTCGCTTATGGGATATGGCAACCGGCGAGTCGATGGATAAAGATCGGTTCCGGAAGGATATGGGGAAGATCGAAGAGGCCTATCAGGAGGTGCTGAAAAGGGTATGTGGATAG
- a CDS encoding class I SAM-dependent methyltransferase: MTQRITTFAEFRDTISDYRLPRVLLAALELDLFTVIGDRHWTMPTLAKELNVSERGLSILCRNLASAGVLHKRDCVYRNSTLGATALNANHRAYRGGYLNLIRSHWTDWLRLVESVRSGLPIDHDVPDGPDYRRQFTWAMHHRTLEIAPAIAAQLQLGQAQTLLDLGGGPGTYALAFLAKNPRLRATVCDREAALEVAKEIASTHKTRGRLSYLPIDFSKEQIPGTYDVIWYSNVLHIYSPKENQAIFRRVRAALNPGGRFIIQDAFLHDREGLYPVEASLFAASMLLFTERGNTYTASETATWLRQAGFVSIKPVPIRKGTEDWEGGIWEASVRGLRPRMIASQKGSNRSKKAH; this comes from the coding sequence GTGACGCAGCGGATCACGACGTTCGCCGAATTTCGCGACACGATTTCTGACTATCGGTTGCCGAGAGTGCTGTTAGCTGCGCTCGAGCTCGATCTCTTTACAGTGATTGGTGATCGACACTGGACGATGCCCACGCTGGCCAAGGAACTGAACGTCAGCGAACGGGGACTCAGCATCCTTTGTCGTAATCTTGCCTCTGCCGGAGTGCTGCACAAAAGGGACTGTGTCTATAGAAACAGCACACTTGGGGCCACAGCGCTCAATGCCAACCACCGCGCCTATCGAGGCGGTTATCTCAATCTGATCAGGAGTCATTGGACGGACTGGCTCCGGCTGGTGGAATCTGTACGAAGTGGATTGCCCATTGATCATGATGTGCCGGATGGTCCGGACTATCGACGCCAATTCACCTGGGCGATGCATCACCGAACCTTGGAGATTGCCCCGGCAATCGCGGCACAACTTCAGCTTGGTCAGGCCCAAACGTTATTGGATCTCGGTGGGGGGCCTGGTACCTATGCTCTGGCATTTCTTGCAAAGAATCCACGGTTGCGTGCGACGGTCTGTGATCGAGAGGCTGCGCTTGAAGTAGCCAAAGAAATTGCTTCTACCCATAAAACGAGGGGGCGACTCTCCTATCTCCCGATTGATTTCTCCAAAGAGCAAATCCCTGGTACGTATGATGTCATCTGGTACTCCAATGTGTTGCACATCTATTCGCCGAAGGAGAATCAGGCTATCTTTCGACGAGTTCGTGCTGCACTAAACCCTGGTGGCCGATTCATCATTCAAGATGCCTTTCTTCATGACCGCGAAGGTTTGTACCCAGTTGAAGCCAGTTTGTTTGCCGCCTCGATGCTTTTGTTTACCGAACGGGGGAATACCTATACAGCCTCGGAGACGGCAACATGGCTGAGGCAAGCTGGTTTTGTCAGTATCAAGCCCGTTCCGATTAGGAAGGGGACGGAGGATTGGGAGGGTGGAATTTGGGAGGCATCGGTCCGTGGTCTGCGGCCAAGAATGATTGCCAGCCAAAAAGGATCAAACAGAAGTAAAAAAGCCCACTGA
- the purL gene encoding phosphoribosylformylglycinamidine synthase subunit PurL: protein MPPITKDLIAQHNLTSDEYQKIIAILGREPNITELGMFSVMWSEHCSYKSSRVHLKKLPTSGPRVVQGPGENAGAVDIGDGLCVVFKMESHNHPSFIEPYQGAATGVGGILRDIFTMGARPIALLDSLRFGELHSPKNRHLMKGVVSGIAGYGNCMGVPTVGGEIVFNDIYALNPLVNVFCLGIAKKDKIFRGTAAGVGNPVIYFGSKTGRDGIHGATMASDSFDDTSEQKRPTVQVGDPFTEKLLLEACLELMERDLLVGIQDMGAAGLTSSSCEMASRAGNGIELDLTVVPRREPGMTPYELMLSESQERMLMVAKAGKEEECVAVCRKWDLDVAVVGKVTADGLLRVTDQGKTVAEIPAKALADDGPRYERPYQPPAYQDMLTNLNYDLIPDVKDANTALLALLESTTIASKRWVYEQYDHMVRTNTMVRPGSDSAVVRIKGTNKAVAMTVDCNSRYCLLNPYEGARLAVAEAARNLVCSGAAPIGLTDCLNFGNPERPDIMWQFVMAIEGMKDACERFQIPIVSGNVSFYNETNGLSIYPTPMLGMVGLIEDAERTMTQWFKSEGDDIILLGSTREDLGGSEYIKVVQAREQGSPPYLNLDTEKTLHDCVLSLIRDGLLQSAHDCSDGGVAVALAESCISGPEGTRGAMVTLTRGRLRNDAVLFGESQSRVVISVKPSHRQAVLDRARLFGVPADAIGTVSGDRLVISVRHEGIEECLIDQPVSGLLDRWACALEKSLNHV, encoded by the coding sequence ATGCCCCCTATTACTAAAGATCTCATCGCTCAGCACAATCTGACGAGCGATGAATACCAGAAAATCATCGCGATTCTTGGGCGTGAGCCGAACATCACAGAGCTCGGGATGTTCTCTGTGATGTGGTCTGAGCACTGCTCATACAAGAGCTCGCGCGTGCACTTGAAGAAATTGCCGACGTCCGGGCCGCGCGTTGTCCAGGGACCAGGTGAAAACGCAGGGGCGGTTGATATCGGCGACGGGCTCTGTGTGGTCTTCAAAATGGAGTCGCATAACCACCCGTCGTTCATTGAGCCTTATCAGGGTGCTGCGACCGGGGTCGGCGGCATTCTGCGTGATATCTTCACGATGGGCGCGAGGCCGATTGCGCTGCTGGATTCCCTTCGGTTTGGAGAACTGCATTCTCCCAAGAATCGCCATCTCATGAAGGGGGTCGTCTCCGGCATTGCCGGATACGGCAACTGCATGGGTGTGCCGACTGTGGGGGGAGAGATTGTTTTCAACGATATCTATGCGCTCAATCCGCTGGTCAATGTATTTTGTCTGGGGATTGCCAAGAAAGACAAGATCTTCCGCGGAACGGCTGCGGGTGTCGGAAATCCTGTGATCTACTTCGGCTCTAAAACGGGGCGTGATGGGATTCATGGCGCGACCATGGCGAGTGACTCCTTCGACGACACATCGGAACAGAAGCGTCCCACCGTTCAGGTTGGTGATCCCTTCACCGAGAAACTATTGCTGGAAGCCTGTCTTGAGCTGATGGAACGCGATTTGCTCGTTGGGATTCAAGATATGGGCGCTGCGGGATTGACGAGCTCTTCCTGTGAAATGGCTTCTCGCGCGGGCAATGGGATTGAGCTTGATCTCACGGTTGTGCCTCGGCGTGAGCCTGGCATGACGCCGTATGAGCTCATGTTGTCCGAGTCGCAGGAGCGCATGTTGATGGTAGCGAAGGCCGGCAAGGAAGAGGAATGTGTCGCGGTGTGCCGGAAGTGGGATCTGGACGTCGCGGTCGTTGGGAAAGTGACGGCTGACGGACTGCTGCGGGTGACGGATCAAGGAAAAACTGTTGCAGAGATTCCGGCGAAGGCCTTGGCTGACGATGGGCCCCGTTATGAACGGCCCTACCAGCCTCCAGCGTACCAGGATATGCTGACGAACCTGAATTATGACCTGATTCCCGATGTCAAAGATGCGAATACGGCGTTATTGGCATTGCTCGAATCTACCACGATTGCCAGTAAACGGTGGGTCTACGAACAGTACGATCATATGGTGCGGACCAACACGATGGTCCGCCCAGGATCTGATTCGGCAGTGGTACGGATCAAGGGCACGAACAAAGCGGTGGCCATGACGGTTGATTGCAATAGCCGCTATTGCTTGTTGAATCCCTATGAAGGAGCCCGCCTCGCTGTGGCAGAAGCGGCGAGGAATCTTGTTTGTTCAGGTGCCGCCCCGATCGGCTTGACCGATTGTCTTAATTTCGGCAATCCGGAGCGTCCCGATATTATGTGGCAATTTGTGATGGCGATCGAAGGCATGAAAGATGCCTGTGAACGGTTTCAGATCCCCATCGTGAGCGGGAATGTCAGTTTTTACAACGAAACGAACGGGCTCTCCATCTATCCCACGCCCATGTTGGGCATGGTCGGACTGATTGAAGATGCAGAGCGGACGATGACGCAGTGGTTCAAGTCGGAAGGGGACGATATTATCTTGCTTGGGAGCACCCGGGAGGATTTGGGAGGGTCGGAGTACATCAAGGTGGTGCAGGCTCGCGAACAGGGTTCCCCACCCTACTTAAATCTGGATACCGAGAAAACACTCCACGATTGTGTCCTGTCGCTGATTCGTGACGGGCTTCTGCAATCTGCACATGATTGCTCGGATGGTGGCGTCGCCGTGGCGTTGGCTGAAAGCTGTATCTCCGGACCAGAAGGGACACGCGGTGCTATGGTAACCTTGACCAGGGGGCGGCTTCGAAACGATGCGGTCCTGTTCGGAGAGAGTCAGTCCCGTGTGGTCATTTCCGTGAAACCGAGTCATCGCCAGGCTGTACTCGACCGTGCGAGATTGTTCGGTGTGCCAGCCGATGCGATCGGCACGGTTTCGGGTGATCGCCTGGTCATCTCTGTCAGGCATGAAGGGATAGAGGAATGTTTGATCGATCAGCCGGTGTCCGGCTTGTTGGATCGATGGGCCTGTGCCTTGGAGAAATCGTTGAACCACGTTTAA
- a CDS encoding amidophosphoribosyltransferase, translating to MQKELPIVSPDKFHDECAVFGVYGHEEAANLTYLGLYALQHRGQEASGIVAGDGEQFCIQKGMGLVADIFHKSVLEKLPGHMAIGHNRYSTTGGNDLKNVQPLTVNFALGNLALAHNGNLINAQMLRHELEAYGAIFQSTSDSEVIIHLIAHSRAGSFLSRVVDALSQVRGAFSVVLMTDNGLIAARDPYGLRPLCIGRLRSGWVVASETCAFDLLDAEYVRELEPGELIVISDQGLDSHHPFPKTAPAMCVFEYVYFARPDSRIFGSNAVYAIRKALGRQLAQESWVPADVVIPVPDSGVPAALGYAEGAGVRFEAGLIRNHYVGRTFIEPEQSIRHFGVKVKLNAVPEVLEGKRVVVIDDSLVRGTTSRKIVKMIRQAGAKEVHMRISSPPIISPCFYGIDTPTKKELIASDHSIEEIRKYITADSLAYLSLDGMLKSAPKTPDQYCTACFTERYPIPFTRAEELQLGLFEAAR from the coding sequence ATGCAGAAAGAACTGCCGATCGTATCCCCCGATAAGTTCCACGACGAGTGTGCGGTCTTCGGCGTGTATGGTCACGAAGAAGCGGCCAACCTGACTTACTTGGGATTGTATGCTTTGCAACATCGTGGCCAGGAAGCGTCCGGGATCGTTGCGGGAGACGGGGAGCAGTTTTGCATTCAGAAAGGCATGGGCCTTGTGGCAGACATTTTTCACAAGTCGGTCCTGGAGAAGTTGCCCGGTCACATGGCCATCGGACATAACCGCTACTCTACAACCGGTGGCAACGATTTAAAGAATGTGCAGCCGCTGACGGTGAATTTTGCACTGGGCAATCTCGCCTTAGCGCATAACGGGAATCTTATCAATGCTCAGATGCTGCGACATGAGTTGGAAGCCTACGGAGCGATCTTCCAATCGACTTCGGATAGCGAGGTGATCATCCATCTTATCGCGCATTCGCGCGCGGGCTCATTTCTGTCGAGGGTTGTCGATGCATTGAGTCAGGTACGAGGGGCTTTCTCGGTCGTGTTGATGACCGATAACGGGCTCATTGCCGCACGGGATCCCTATGGGCTGAGGCCACTGTGTATTGGTCGCCTCCGTAGCGGCTGGGTGGTTGCTTCTGAGACCTGTGCATTCGACTTGCTTGATGCGGAATATGTGCGAGAGCTGGAACCGGGTGAGTTGATCGTAATCAGCGACCAAGGGCTTGATAGCCACCATCCGTTCCCCAAGACGGCTCCGGCCATGTGCGTGTTTGAGTATGTTTATTTTGCCAGACCGGACAGCCGCATCTTTGGAAGTAATGCGGTCTATGCCATACGGAAGGCGTTGGGACGGCAGTTGGCTCAAGAGTCATGGGTACCGGCGGATGTCGTCATTCCTGTTCCAGACTCCGGTGTGCCGGCGGCGCTCGGGTATGCCGAAGGAGCGGGTGTGCGCTTTGAAGCCGGGTTGATTCGCAATCACTATGTGGGGCGGACCTTCATCGAGCCGGAACAGTCGATTCGCCATTTCGGAGTGAAGGTCAAGCTTAACGCGGTACCAGAAGTTTTGGAGGGGAAACGCGTGGTTGTGATCGATGATTCGTTGGTCCGTGGCACGACAAGCCGGAAAATCGTGAAAATGATTCGACAGGCTGGGGCAAAGGAAGTCCATATGCGTATCAGTTCGCCGCCGATCATTTCTCCCTGTTTCTATGGGATCGACACCCCGACCAAAAAAGAGTTGATCGCCTCCGACCATTCGATTGAAGAAATCCGCAAGTACATCACTGCCGACAGCTTGGCCTATCTCAGTCTGGATGGGATGCTGAAATCAGCACCAAAAACACCGGATCAGTACTGTACGGCCTGTTTTACTGAGCGTTACCCCATTCCGTTCACCCGGGCAGAAGAGTTGCAGTTAGGCCTGTTCGAGGCGGCGCGCTGA
- the purQ gene encoding phosphoribosylformylglycinamidine synthase subunit PurQ gives MNIGVVVFPGSNCDHDCRYVFQDVLGQTVSMVWHKETSLAGLDAIILPGGFSYGDYLRTGAIARFSPVMQAVKQFAAGGGLVIGICNGFQILLEAGLLPGAMLRNQSLYFICREAYVKVENAATPFTSLYKSGQVLKIPIAHADGNYYTDPVTLAGLQANAQIIFRYCTADGTVTSGACPNGSLDNIAGIRNAEGNVLGMMPHPERCAEAMLGNEDGRLLFQSMITSMGPTQRVGAG, from the coding sequence ATGAACATCGGTGTCGTTGTTTTTCCAGGTAGTAATTGCGATCACGATTGCCGGTATGTCTTTCAGGATGTGCTAGGGCAAACTGTCTCCATGGTGTGGCACAAGGAAACGTCCTTAGCCGGGTTGGACGCGATCATCCTTCCGGGTGGGTTTTCCTACGGCGACTATCTTCGAACAGGAGCGATCGCGCGGTTCTCCCCGGTCATGCAGGCGGTCAAGCAGTTTGCCGCTGGGGGTGGGTTGGTGATCGGGATTTGCAATGGATTTCAGATTCTCTTGGAGGCAGGATTGTTGCCCGGCGCCATGCTGCGAAATCAATCGCTGTATTTCATCTGTCGTGAGGCCTATGTGAAAGTCGAGAACGCTGCGACCCCGTTTACGAGCCTCTATAAGTCAGGACAGGTGCTCAAGATTCCTATCGCACACGCAGACGGGAACTATTATACCGATCCAGTCACATTGGCTGGTCTTCAAGCCAATGCACAGATTATCTTCCGATATTGTACGGCCGATGGGACAGTGACGTCGGGAGCTTGTCCCAATGGGTCACTCGATAATATCGCCGGCATCCGCAATGCCGAAGGCAATGTCCTGGGGATGATGCCGCATCCGGAGCGCTGCGCAGAGGCGATGTTGGGGAATGAAGATGGGCGGCTCCTCTTTCAATCGATGATCACGTCGATGGGACCAACGCAACGGGTTGGAGCGGGATGA
- a CDS encoding chlorite dismutase family protein — protein sequence MMLLFVRTAMCCVLFLGLWFAPASAGVDREKLLTDAGVYGSFAVFALDDQWGKLDSSIRIARLATLKGVVEQHREHVAIDLYVLRGLSDHADLLFRIHAMELRDIQAFLLDLKSSQFGRHLKTAGIMHGLTKKPTYVPGFSEQMKADLMAPSEPGQKPYAIVIPVKKSAEWWGLDREKQVSMMQEHTVAALPYVKTVKRKLYHSTGLDDLDFITYFETSKLEDFHHLVLSLEKVKEFQYVRRLGHPTILGVLQSVDEVMESLVQ from the coding sequence ATGATGCTCCTGTTCGTCCGGACGGCGATGTGTTGCGTCCTTTTCTTAGGGCTCTGGTTTGCTCCTGCCTCTGCGGGGGTGGATCGGGAGAAACTCCTGACCGATGCCGGAGTCTATGGAAGTTTTGCCGTCTTTGCACTTGATGACCAGTGGGGAAAACTCGATTCCTCGATCCGCATCGCTCGTCTGGCAACGCTTAAAGGGGTAGTCGAACAACATCGTGAGCATGTGGCGATCGATCTGTACGTGCTTCGCGGCCTTTCCGATCATGCCGATCTGTTGTTCCGTATTCATGCGATGGAATTGCGTGACATTCAAGCGTTTCTGCTCGACTTGAAGAGTAGTCAATTCGGGCGACATCTCAAAACAGCCGGAATCATGCATGGGCTGACGAAGAAACCAACGTATGTTCCTGGATTTTCTGAGCAGATGAAGGCGGACCTCATGGCTCCGAGCGAGCCGGGTCAGAAGCCTTATGCGATCGTCATCCCGGTCAAGAAATCGGCCGAATGGTGGGGACTGGATCGTGAGAAGCAGGTTAGCATGATGCAAGAACATACTGTCGCCGCACTTCCATACGTGAAGACGGTCAAACGGAAACTGTATCACTCGACAGGCTTGGATGACCTGGACTTCATTACCTATTTTGAAACCTCGAAACTAGAAGACTTTCATCATTTGGTATTGTCGCTTGAGAAGGTGAAAGAGTTCCAGTATGTTCGTCGACTTGGTCATCCGACGATCTTAGGGGTGCTGCAATCGGTCGACGAGGTGATGGAGTCGTTGGTTCAGTGA
- a CDS encoding tetratricopeptide repeat protein, whose translation MTLRNGLSAELNRQGNEHFSRGYYTEAYTCYAKALECDRLSGDQRALVATLGNLGNICAVSGRRDSAQTHYQEVLELQKILGDEKGIGTTLANLGNLRADAGEWDRARAYYLEAMDLMTKTHDEAAQAVLLSDLGLVARETGDVEEAIRCYEQSLTLMRRLGNLAGVADAWRMIGRTYVIQQRYHEAIACCRTSLSIAERLRDELRAGGARYVLAQCHEEMGQLQEAADLLEQVVSMDRKYRLPKLDENTQRLKSLRLRLAGSAQSTVSREMSA comes from the coding sequence ATGACGTTGCGGAACGGCCTGTCTGCGGAACTCAATCGACAAGGGAACGAGCATTTTTCGAGAGGGTACTATACGGAGGCCTATACCTGTTATGCCAAGGCGCTGGAGTGTGACCGACTGAGCGGTGATCAACGGGCTCTGGTTGCGACCCTTGGGAATCTGGGCAACATCTGTGCGGTCAGCGGACGGCGAGATTCCGCTCAGACGCATTATCAGGAGGTTCTAGAGCTCCAAAAAATCCTCGGTGATGAAAAAGGCATCGGGACGACCTTGGCCAATTTGGGGAATCTGCGCGCCGATGCCGGCGAGTGGGATCGAGCGCGAGCCTATTATCTCGAGGCCATGGATCTTATGACGAAGACGCATGATGAGGCGGCGCAAGCGGTTCTGTTGTCCGATCTTGGACTGGTGGCCCGAGAAACCGGCGATGTCGAGGAAGCCATTCGCTGTTATGAACAGTCGCTGACCTTGATGCGTCGGTTGGGGAATTTGGCAGGCGTTGCGGACGCCTGGCGGATGATCGGACGTACCTACGTGATACAACAGCGCTATCATGAGGCGATTGCCTGCTGTCGGACGAGTCTGTCGATCGCCGAGCGACTACGTGACGAGCTTCGCGCCGGCGGCGCCAGATATGTGCTCGCTCAGTGCCATGAGGAAATGGGCCAGCTCCAAGAGGCAGCTGATCTTCTCGAGCAAGTCGTCTCTATGGACCGGAAGTATCGCCTGCCAAAGTTGGATGAAAATACCCAGCGACTTAAGTCACTCCGCCTTCGTCTAGCAGGTTCGGCTCAGTCGACGGTGTCTCGGGAGATGAGCGCATGA
- the purS gene encoding phosphoribosylformylglycinamidine synthase subunit PurS, whose product MKAKIHVTLKQGILDPQGKAIEHALDSLGFRHAANVRVGKYMELDLNQTDKAKAEAEVKAMCEKLLANTIIEEYRYELG is encoded by the coding sequence GTGAAAGCCAAAATTCATGTCACCCTGAAGCAGGGAATCTTGGATCCACAAGGAAAGGCGATCGAACATGCGCTGGACTCGCTGGGGTTTAGGCATGCGGCCAATGTTCGTGTCGGGAAGTATATGGAGCTGGACCTCAATCAGACCGATAAGGCCAAAGCTGAGGCTGAAGTGAAGGCGATGTGCGAGAAGCTCTTGGCAAATACGATCATTGAAGAATATCGGTACGAGCTGGGGTAG
- a CDS encoding PilZ domain-containing protein — protein sequence MATSDHDEKKALQSRRRPRVSVDYPASFTAEETSGHATVTNLTLAGGEIESNIQLPIGARLSLHVLPPSARPSIVIALAIVRWKEGNRYGLEFVRFEGDAKEQLKDMLNQ from the coding sequence ATGGCGACCTCAGACCACGACGAGAAGAAAGCCTTGCAATCCAGGAGGCGGCCACGCGTGTCGGTCGATTATCCTGCTTCGTTCACCGCAGAAGAAACCTCAGGCCATGCAACCGTGACGAATCTGACACTTGCCGGTGGTGAGATCGAGAGTAATATCCAACTTCCGATCGGCGCACGGTTGAGTCTTCATGTGCTGCCCCCCAGTGCGCGACCTTCAATTGTCATTGCCCTTGCCATTGTCCGTTGGAAGGAGGGGAATCGATACGGACTCGAGTTCGTACGATTCGAGGGCGATGCCAAGGAGCAGCTCAAGGACATGCTGAACCAGTAG
- a CDS encoding DUF393 domain-containing protein, translated as MLPPQTCFLIYDGECRFCVSIKMALEQREINPTRTGIQFVAYQSKAARIALGQRYRSGRPETAFFIQPSGKVLQGLAAFFPILPYIWGGRLVLWGLRFHMVRQLAEWGYRFMARHRYRWFGVAQSIK; from the coding sequence TTGTTGCCTCCGCAAACCTGTTTTCTGATTTATGATGGAGAATGTCGGTTCTGTGTGTCCATAAAAATGGCGCTTGAACAACGAGAAATCAATCCAACAAGAACGGGGATCCAATTTGTTGCGTATCAGAGCAAAGCGGCCAGGATCGCTCTTGGGCAACGGTATCGCAGTGGTCGGCCTGAGACAGCTTTCTTTATTCAACCTTCCGGCAAGGTCCTTCAGGGCCTTGCCGCATTCTTCCCTATTCTCCCCTATATTTGGGGTGGGAGACTGGTGTTGTGGGGACTACGGTTTCACATGGTACGGCAGTTAGCGGAATGGGGCTATCGCTTCATGGCTCGTCATCGCTATCGATGGTTTGGTGTGGCCCAGTCTATCAAGTGA